The Xiphophorus couchianus chromosome 5, X_couchianus-1.0, whole genome shotgun sequence genome includes a region encoding these proteins:
- the gaa2 gene encoding lysosomal alpha-glucosidase yields MVSYKRLNPENVQFSGALLSEEHHRPAQEDVAVPQPDSTSLLPRRLSCSITKAVLILGSLLLVLFGGWLLHTIYWLRTTSGQAHRPPPPAPGQALGPVLQADINDTATAARSKACSAIPEAWRFDCYPEKAVVVTRELCQARSCCFIPASGSTRGRSRKNGIPWCFYPPDFPSYSLVSSKETSMGLKGTLVKDVKTYYPGDILTLEMEIRHETDTRLRVRITDPSSSRFEVPLSVPTATKKAENTKYVVELSKQPFGLVVKRKSTGTVLLNTTVAPLFYADQFLQLSTALPSQFIYGLGEHRSTFLHDVQWNTLTMWARDVPPTEQTNLYGVHPFYLVMEDGGDAHGFFLLNSNAMDVALQPGPALTWRSIGGILDFYVFLGSDPGSVVQQYVEVIGQPAMPIYWALGYHLCRWGYKTSNATWEVVKRMRNYGIPQDVQWNDIDYMDQAKDFTFDPTNFNTLPDLVRDLHAHNQTYVMIMDPGISSTQPEGFYWPFDEGLKRGVFIKDAEGKTLIGKVWPGLTAFPDFSDEATHEWWYENLQRFHEKVPFDGLWIDMNEPSNFLDGSTVGCPSNSLENPPYTPGVLGGLLRSKTVCASAQQKLSTHYNLHSLYGLMEAKATSSALKRILAKRPFVISRSTFPSHGSYSGHWLGDNRSHWKDLYTSIAGMLTFNLLGIPLVGADVCGFSEEPQEELCVRWTQLGAFYPFARNHNSLDMNPQDPTAFSPSARTAMKQALLLRYSFFPFLYTLFHHAHVKGHTVARPLMFEFPKDVKTYGIDSQFLWGRSLLVTPVLEPGVDYVDGYFPEGLWYDYYTGDSVSSKGEKLRLSAPMDKINLHLRQGSIIPTQEPNVTLWISSGQPLHLVSALSDDGSASGDLFWDDGETIDTYETDRYTYVVFNVSQNTMTSSVLHSDQEGLFLSIDSVSFYGVKQKPSAVLVNSQEFPFIYRNNQVLSVASLSLRLTQNFTISWM; encoded by the exons ATGGTGTCTTATAAGAGGCTGAATCCTGAAAACGTTCAGTTTTCTGGTGCACTTTTATCAGAAGAGCATCATCGTCCGGCTCAAGAAGATGTGGCC GTGCCACAGCCAGACAGCACCTCTCTGCTCCCCAGAAGGCTGTCATGCTCAATCACCAAAGCTGTGCTGATACTCGGCAGCCTGCTGCTGGTCCTGTTCGGGGGCTGGCTGCTGCACACCATTTACTGGCTGCGCACCACATCCGGCCAGGCGCACAGGCCGCCGCCGCCAGCGCCAGGGCAGGCTCTGGGCCCCGTCTTACAAGCAGACATAAACGACACGGCGACCGCTGCACGTTCCAAAGCTTGCAGTGCTATCCCAGAGGCGTGGAGGTTCGATTGCTACCCCGAGAAAGCGGTGGTTGTGACCCGGGAGTTGTGCCAGGCCAGGAGCTGCTGCTTCATCCCCGCTTCTGGTTCAACTAGAGGCAGATCCAGGAAAAATGGTATCCCCTGGTGTTTCTATCCCCCTGACTTCCCCTCATACTCTTTGGTGTCATCGAAAGAGACGTCGATGGGACTCAAAGGCACCTTGGTAAAAGATGTGAAGACTTACTACCCTGGAGACATCCTCACTCTGGAGATGGAGATAAGACACGAAACGGACACGCGCCTGCGTGTCAGG ATAACAGACCCCTCCAGTTCACGCTTCGAGGTCCCACTCTCTGTCCCCACTGCCACcaagaaagcagaaaacacCAAGTACGTCGTAGAGCTTTCAAAGCAGCCCTTTGGTCTCGTGGTGAAGAGGAAGTCTACAGGAACCGTGCT CCTGAACACCACAGTGGCGCCGCTCTTCTACGCTGATCAGTTCCTCCAGCTCTCCACCGCCCTGCCAAGTCAGTTCATTTATGGCCTAGGTGAACACCGCTCCACCTTTCTGCACGACGTCCAGTGGAACACACTCACCATGTGGGCCAGAGATGTTCCTCCCACG GAACAGACGAACCTCTACGGGGTTCATCCGTTTTATCTGGTGATGGAGGACGGTGGGGATGCACACGGCTTCTTCCTGCTGAACAGCAACGCCATGG ATGTGGCCCTCCAGCCGGGCCCCGCCCTGACTTGGCGTAGCATCGGAGGAATCCTGGACTTCTACGTGTTCCTCGGTTCGGATCCCGGTTCGGTCGTTCAGCAGTACGTGGAGGTCATAG GACAGCCAGCCATGCCAATCTACTGGGCCTTAGGGTACCACCTCTGTCGCTGGGGCTACAAGACCAGCAATGCCACCTGGGAAGTTGTCAAGAGAATGAGGAATTATGGGATACCGCAG GACGTCCAGTGGAATGACATCGACTACATGGACCAAGCTAAAGACTTCACCTTTGACCCGACGAACTTCAACACCCTTCCGGACTTGGTGCGGGACCTGCACGCTCACAACCAGACCTACGTCATGATAATG GACCCAGGAATCAGCAGCACACAGCCGGAGGGCTTCTACTGGCCCTTCGACGAGGGACTGAAGAGAGGAGTCTTCATCAAGGACGCTGAAGGGAAGACGCTAATCGGGAAG GTGTGGCCTGGTCTGACAGCATTTCCGGACTTCTCCGATGAGGCGACGCATGAATGGTGGTATGAAAACCTGCAGAGGTTTCATGAGAAGGTGCCATTTGATGGATTGTGGATt GACATGAACGAGCCGTCAAACTTCCTGGATGGATCTACTGTTGGCTGTCCGTCAAACAGTCTGGAAAATCCTCCGTATACGCCAG gtGTGCTGGGAGGTTTGCTCAGATCTAAAACTGTATGCGCCTCTGCACAGCAGAAACTGTCAACGCATTATAACCTGCACAGTCTCTATGGACTCATGGAAGCTAAAGCCACCTCTAG tgcTCTGAAGAGGATTTTAGCAAAGAGGCCGTTTGTGATCTCACGCTCCACGTTCCCCAGTCATGGCTCGTATTCAGGGCACTGGCTGGGAGACAACAGGAGCCACTGGAAGGACCTTTACACCTCCATCGCAG GTATgttgacctttaaccttctGGGCATCCCGTTGGTGGGAGCAGACGTCTGCGGCTTCAGCGaggagccgcaggaggagctgTGTGTCCGCTGGACTCAGCTGGGAGCTTTTTATCCCTTCGCAAGAAACCACAACTCCCTTGACATGAAT cCTCAGGATCCGACCGCTTTTAGCCCGTCGGCCCGTACGGCCATGAAACAGGCTCTGCTGCTGCGTTACTCCTTCTTCCCGTTCCTCTACACCCTCTTTCATCACGCTCACGTTAAAGGGCACACTGTAGCTCGGCCGCTCATGTTTGA GTTTCCCAAAGACGTAAAAACTTACGGCATCGACAGTCAGTTTCTCTGGGGGAGGAGCTTATTGGTGACTCCAGTGTTGGAGCCTGGAGTGGACTATGTGGACGGGTACTTCCCAGAAGGCCTGTGGTATGACTATTACACC GGTGACTCTGTGAGCAGCAAAGGGGAAAAACTTCGCCTCAGCGCACCAATGGATAAAATCAACCTGCATCTGCGTCAGGGCTCCATTATTCCAACACAG GAGCCCAACGTGACGCTGTGGATCAGCAGCGGTCAGCCGCTGCACCTGGTCTCTGCTCTGTCTGACGACGGCTCGGCCAGCGGCGATCTGTTCTGGGACGACGGCGAAACCATCGACACCTACGAGACGGACCGGTACACATACGTTGTGTTCAACGTCTCCCAG AACACGATGACGTCCAGCGTGCTTCACAGCGACCAGGAAGGCTTGTTCCTCAGCATTGACTCGGTCTCGTTCTACGGGGTGAAGCAGAAGCCGAGCGCGGTGCTGGTGAATTCCCAGGAGTTTCCCTTCATCTACAGAAACAACCAG GTCTTATCGGTAGCGAGCCTGAGCCTCAGACTCACCCAGAACTTCACCATCAGCTGGATGTAA